From a single Mycolicibacterium moriokaense genomic region:
- the ftsY gene encoding signal recognition particle-docking protein FtsY — MTDSVLWIAIAVIAVLIIAALVVGLVRYRRRRISLSSADTATPVDRSGGYTASSSITFSQSAPAEPVERIDTSGLPAVGDDATIPRDAPKRAIADVQLPEPPVVEEPPAEVAAPPAPEEPAVEEAPAPQEPEGPPAAPLTPAAPAIDEIAPPDGRLERLRGRLAKSQNTLGKSMLGLLGGGDLDEDSWQDVEDTLLIADLGPVATESVVTALRSRMASSRVRTEAEAREVLRQVLIEELQPGLDRSIKALPHADKPSVLLVVGVNGTGKTTTVGKLARVLVADGRRVVLGAADTFRAAAADQLQSWASRVGAQVVRGPEGADPASVAFDAVDAGIENGADVVVIDTAGRLHTKTGLMDELGKVKRVVSRRAEVDEVLLVLDATIGQNGLPQARVFAEVVDITGVVLTKLDGTAKGGIVFRVQQELGVPVKLVGLGEGPDDLAPFEPAAFVDALLG, encoded by the coding sequence CTTGTGGATCGCGATCGCGGTCATCGCCGTACTGATCATCGCCGCGCTCGTCGTGGGCCTGGTGCGGTATCGGCGCCGACGGATCAGCTTGTCGTCTGCAGACACCGCCACTCCTGTCGACCGCTCCGGCGGCTATACCGCCTCGTCAAGCATCACGTTCTCACAGTCAGCCCCGGCTGAGCCGGTCGAACGGATCGACACCAGCGGACTGCCCGCCGTCGGCGATGATGCCACCATCCCGCGTGACGCACCGAAGCGGGCCATCGCCGACGTGCAGCTTCCCGAGCCGCCGGTGGTCGAAGAGCCCCCGGCCGAGGTCGCCGCACCACCCGCTCCCGAAGAACCGGCAGTCGAAGAAGCGCCCGCTCCCCAAGAACCCGAAGGGCCACCGGCCGCGCCGCTGACACCCGCCGCACCCGCGATCGACGAGATCGCCCCACCGGATGGCCGGCTGGAGCGACTGCGGGGGCGCCTCGCCAAATCGCAGAACACGCTGGGCAAGAGCATGCTCGGCCTGCTCGGCGGCGGTGATCTCGACGAGGACTCCTGGCAGGACGTCGAGGACACGCTGCTGATCGCCGACCTCGGCCCGGTCGCGACGGAATCGGTCGTCACGGCGTTGCGGTCGCGCATGGCCAGCAGCCGCGTCCGCACCGAGGCCGAGGCCCGCGAGGTGTTGCGCCAGGTCCTGATCGAGGAACTGCAGCCCGGCCTCGACCGGTCCATCAAGGCGCTGCCGCACGCCGACAAGCCCTCGGTGCTGCTTGTCGTCGGCGTCAACGGCACGGGCAAGACCACGACCGTCGGCAAGCTGGCGCGCGTGCTGGTGGCCGACGGACGCCGCGTCGTGCTGGGCGCGGCCGACACCTTCCGCGCCGCCGCCGCCGACCAGCTGCAGAGTTGGGCGTCGCGCGTCGGCGCCCAGGTGGTGCGGGGCCCCGAGGGCGCCGACCCGGCGTCGGTCGCCTTCGATGCGGTGGACGCCGGCATCGAGAACGGCGCGGATGTCGTCGTCATCGACACCGCGGGGCGACTGCACACCAAGACCGGTCTGATGGACGAACTCGGCAAGGTCAAGCGAGTGGTGAGCCGACGGGCCGAGGTCGACGAGGTGCTGCTCGTGCTTGACGCGACGATCGGCCAGAACGGACTGCCTCAGGCGCGCGTGTTCGCCGAAGTCGTCGACATCACCGGCGTGGTCCTCACCAAACTCGACGGCACCGCCAAGGGCGGGATCGTCTTCCGCGTCCAACAGGAATTGGGTGTGCCCGTCAAACTCGTCGGTCTGGGCGAGGGCCCAGACGACCTTGCGCCGTTCGAACCGGCGGCGTTTGTGGACGCGCTGCTCGGGTAG
- a CDS encoding ammonium transporter, whose amino-acid sequence MVLALPTALPDDAFAPFGPDGLSAGDTAWVLTAAALVLFMTPGLAFFYGGLSRQKSVLNMMMMSFGSIGTVSVIYVLWGYSMSFSSAHTGESDILGIFDNPFSLFGVSQLLETKEVGEDTLYVLGGFGTVPAIVWVGFQLTFAVITVALISGAVAERMKFGTWLLFGGIWVTLVYFPLAHMVWGGGLLSGAENSFASWIFGYDEEAGLAKVAPIDFAGGTVVHINAGMAALVLALLLGKRKGFGKIAYRPHNVPFVLLGASILWFGWFGFNVGSEGAADTIAGQVWVNTTAATAAAMLGWLIVERIRDGKPTSVGAASGVVAGLVAITPACGALSPVGSLILGAIAGVLSALAISLKYKLGYDDSLDVVGVHLVAGLWGTVGIGLLATETGLFYGGGFQQLVIQAVIAVVAVAFTGIMTVIIAFIVKPLGWRVSEEDEETGIDEAEHAETAYEFA is encoded by the coding sequence GTGGTTCTAGCCTTACCTACAGCCCTACCCGACGATGCGTTTGCGCCCTTCGGTCCAGACGGCCTGAGCGCCGGCGACACCGCGTGGGTACTTACGGCTGCGGCGCTGGTGTTGTTCATGACACCGGGCCTGGCATTCTTCTACGGCGGCCTGTCGCGTCAGAAGTCCGTGCTCAACATGATGATGATGTCGTTCGGCTCCATCGGCACCGTCAGCGTCATCTATGTGTTGTGGGGCTACTCGATGTCGTTCTCCTCGGCACACACCGGTGAAAGCGACATCCTGGGTATCTTCGACAACCCCTTCTCGTTATTCGGGGTAAGCCAACTGCTGGAAACCAAGGAGGTCGGCGAGGACACGCTCTACGTCCTCGGCGGTTTCGGCACGGTACCCGCGATCGTCTGGGTCGGTTTCCAGCTCACCTTCGCGGTCATCACCGTCGCCCTGATCAGCGGCGCGGTGGCAGAGCGGATGAAGTTCGGCACCTGGCTGCTCTTCGGGGGCATCTGGGTCACCCTGGTTTACTTCCCTCTGGCTCACATGGTTTGGGGAGGCGGGCTGCTGTCCGGAGCTGAAAACAGCTTCGCATCATGGATATTCGGTTACGACGAAGAGGCGGGCCTGGCGAAGGTCGCTCCGATCGACTTCGCCGGTGGCACCGTGGTGCACATCAACGCAGGTATGGCAGCGCTGGTGCTCGCGCTGCTGCTCGGTAAGCGCAAGGGCTTCGGCAAGATCGCTTACCGGCCGCACAACGTGCCGTTCGTTCTGCTCGGTGCGTCGATCCTGTGGTTCGGATGGTTCGGCTTCAACGTGGGCTCCGAGGGTGCTGCCGATACGATCGCCGGCCAGGTGTGGGTGAACACCACTGCTGCGACGGCCGCCGCGATGCTCGGCTGGCTGATCGTGGAGCGGATTCGTGACGGGAAGCCGACGAGCGTCGGTGCCGCTTCGGGCGTCGTCGCAGGCCTCGTGGCGATCACTCCGGCGTGCGGTGCGCTGTCGCCGGTGGGTTCGTTGATTCTCGGCGCCATCGCCGGTGTGCTGTCGGCACTCGCCATCAGCCTGAAGTACAAGCTCGGCTACGACGACTCGCTCGACGTCGTCGGTGTGCACCTCGTCGCCGGACTGTGGGGCACCGTTGGCATCGGGCTACTTGCGACCGAAACCGGGCTGTTCTACGGCGGCGGTTTCCAGCAGTTGGTCATCCAGGCGGTAATCGCAGTGGTGGCAGTCGCGTTCACCGGGATCATGACCGTGATCATCGCGTTCATCGTGAAGCCTCTGGGCTGGCGTGTGAGCGAGGAAGACGAGGAGACTGGTATCGATGAAGCCGAACACGCTGAAACGGCTTACGAGTTCGCCTGA